A stretch of Desulfovibrio sp. TomC DNA encodes these proteins:
- a CDS encoding amino acid ABC transporter permease has translation MAYQFDFGQVVSGEYGQWLLSGLSTTLHISGIAIVLSLGLGTMVAVMRLSKVRPLVWAAAIFTEFFRNTPLLVQIFFWYFGSYSVLPEAVNQWLYARDFEFACGVIALTVYTAAFIAEEIRSGIFSIPKNQLEASRACGLSFIQAMAYVILPQAFRVIIPPLISQFLNLIKNSSLVMTIGVMDLTYMARQIEAHTFHGFEAFTVSTMMYLTISLIVSLGVNLYNRYVLHVRSR, from the coding sequence TTGGCGTATCAATTTGATTTTGGACAGGTGGTCAGCGGGGAATACGGCCAGTGGCTGCTTTCGGGCCTTTCCACCACGCTGCACATCTCCGGCATAGCCATTGTGCTGTCGCTTGGGCTTGGCACGATGGTGGCCGTTATGCGGCTGTCCAAGGTGCGCCCGCTGGTCTGGGCTGCGGCCATCTTTACGGAATTTTTCCGCAACACGCCGCTTCTGGTACAGATTTTCTTCTGGTATTTCGGCTCGTACAGTGTCCTTCCCGAGGCGGTCAACCAGTGGCTCTACGCCCGGGATTTCGAGTTCGCCTGTGGCGTTATTGCCCTGACCGTCTACACCGCCGCCTTTATTGCCGAGGAAATCCGTTCCGGTATTTTTTCCATTCCCAAAAACCAGCTCGAAGCCTCCCGGGCCTGCGGCCTGTCCTTTATCCAGGCCATGGCCTACGTGATTTTGCCCCAAGCCTTCCGGGTGATTATTCCACCCCTTATTTCCCAGTTTTTGAACCTGATCAAAAATTCGTCCCTGGTCATGACCATCGGCGTCATGGATCTCACCTACATGGCCCGGCAGATCGAGGCCCATACCTTTCACGGCTTTGAAGCCTTTACCGTGTCCACAATGATGTATCTCACGATCTCCCTGATCGTTTCCCTCGGCGTCAACCTCTACAATCGGTACGTGCTGCACGTCCGTTCACGGTAG